The genomic DNA GCATATTAGCAAGAATGCATTGCATTGCTGGAGGGCGACTTGCAAGGAGTTCAGTTCTGCTTCTTGCTTGTCATGCAACATGCACGGCATATAGAATGTTGCTGTATTTCGTTCTGGCTTCTAATTGAAGTCATGTGTAGGCTGCTTAACTCTCCAAAGTAGGGTCCCTGTGCTAATTTGCATGGTGTATGTGCTGGAGTACAAGTGTTCAGCCTGTTGGTCTCTTTCTGCAgagaggttcaaagaacctgacaGATTGTATCTGTTAAAACAGTGACAGGAAATAAACATCACTTTTTAAAAGCGCCTCAGAAATGTTTAGAGATGGTCCTGAAGAGATTTACTCCTCTGCTTCTACAGTAGCAGAAGCTACTTTTCTGCACATTTTACCAGCCTCGCGCCTAGAACAAATGCCAGAGTATGTTTGGGGTGTTCATTCTGAGACTTGATGGGTTTTTCTGAGAATCGAGCTATTCAGATGATCCCTGGCTTGCAGAACAGATAGTCCTTCCAGCACCTGTTAGTTCTAATTATTGCACATTGTGTTTTGTAGGTAACCATGAGTGATCGAAAGGCCGTGATCAAGAATGCAGATATGTCTGAGGAGATGCAGCAGGACTCTGTGGAGTGTGCTACACAGGCCCTGGAAAAATACAACATTGAGAAGGACATTGCTGCCCACATAAAGAAGGTAAATCTTCGTGATTTAACAATAGACgtcataatttattgtggctggaaatggTTGGGTGTCATAGTTCagtaacagctggaaagccaaggttgcctaccccagtTTAGAACTTAGCACAAAGAGGTGTGGAATTGAAGGCGGGGGGGatcaaaacaaaacctgtttCTAATAAATAACATGTGAAGTTGTACCAACAAACTTTTAAACTGGCAGATCATGATATTGTATGTCAGAAGTGCACTATTGTATGTCTGCTAGCGAAGAGTTGGCCATCTTTCCTGTGACTTTCACACCGCCTGATGTGGGTGGCTCAGCTGCATGTCTGTGTTGTTGCTGAGGGAATCTTAAGGAAGTAAGTCAAGCATCTGTAGAATTTGGTAGAGTTGGTGAGATGGTTGCCAAGCCTGCTGCAGCAGTGGGAGGGCTACATCAACACACAAAGAATCAGTGTGAAGGCATCTGCGCTTCTGTGAAAATTATTGGGGTGGGGGACCAAGGTTTCCTTGGTTTTGGAAGCCACAgagcatttttgtgtgtgttagcaAGGTATCAAACCATCTTGTGTCAAATAATGCTTTCATATATGCATCAACCATTGCATGGGTCGAACCGAACGCTACTCCAGCACAGTGACACAAGTGTGTCTGTGTTTAATATGAAAGAGCTGCTCTATTGTCTTGGAATACAGAGCACAAATACTTAGGTCTTCTGTAAAACACTTGCGCAGCTCAACTTTCCTTGTAAATGTGTTGAACATAAATGGCTCCAAGCCTCCGTATGGAAAAATGTCATTTGTTTTCCATAGTGAATTCATCCACATTGCTTTTCAGAATATTTATTAGAATGTTCTGTTGCCATCCGGGCACTAGTGTGGCTTTTAACACCTAGTAAGAGCTAGAGTTTGCACACACTGTCATGGTTCTCtttgtgtgtttttcccccccaGCAAGCAACTTGGTAGGTAGAACCTAAATCATGTTCTTTCTCACTGTTACACAATGTAGTCCATTAAAATTCCAAACTTGACATCGTCATACTGTTTTAAATAAGCCCCTCTGTCTTGCATCCCTGCAATAAGCCATtccttggacaactcccataatggctTGTTCTGGTGACGATGGATAAAATGCTCTATAGTGCATGGGGGATACAAATTGATACCACTCCGTAGATCCTCAGTGACTCTTTAGGCACGCTAAGACTTTGATGTGGACTGAATTGAGTCTCCATGCCGAGTTCTAGACAGGGGTAGACAAGAGAGCACTGTGCTGCTACTGAGTCCTGTTCTCTCCCTCGCCCTGGTCTCAAAGCCTGTGTGGGCTTGTGTGGAATGTTCCGGGCGGCAGATCTCAAGCAGCTACTGCAAGCAGTCCTGTTAATGTCAGCATCTCATGAAGGTTTCAACATCTAGTGGCTGAAATCCAAAATGACTTAGTAGTCCTTttgaagttaatgggacaagttgctcaagactaacttgtcctatttaataggactactcatgagtaacttagtctgaatgtcagccactgtcttgaCTACAGAGCAAGAACAACTGTTGAATAATTGGTGAGTACACAAGTTATAGTGTAGTAAAAACCATTGCTTACTGTATGTACATCTGAAGAGATTAGAATGAGAGATTTTTTTGCCAACCAGAAGGGTATTTATCTAAACCCATCAAGTGAATCTGTTAACATCTACGATGCTAAGATCTTAAGTGACTCTTTTCCAGGAGTTTGACAAGAAATACAATCCTACTTGGCACTGCATTGTGGGAAGAAATTTTGGCAGCTATGTGACTCATGAGACCAAACATTTCATCTACTTCTACCTGGGCCAAGTTGCTATTCTCCTCTTCAAATCCGGTTAGAACATGGGACTCTTCCACCCAAACACGCATTTGGTTACAGGACTGCACGCTAATTCCAAATAGACTGAAGTCTTCAGCCTTCCCCAGGGAACATACCTTGATCTTCAAGCcttttgttgttttaatggaCAGGTACTACTCTGTACCATTTGTGTTCTTGTTGTGACCATAAAACAATAGCAAAAAATTAATCTTGTATgtatgttttctttaaaaaaaaaaacaaaaacccaacacttCAGTTCCTTTTGCTAATAAAACTGTTGGGCATACACTTAAACCTTTTTAGCGTTTATTCTAATTTTATATTAGCCCACCTCATTGCAAAGCTAGACTATTACCTTTTGCATCACAGATCTGCAAAGGTGTATGGCTAAATGAACTAAGTTTTTGCAAAGCGTAGTTGTCCCAAAGTTAGATACAGTAGTGCTATAGCTCATTTGCCAAGGCAGTTTTACCAACAAAACCTGAAGACTCTTCAGTGTGCTTTCTGCTCATATGGACTATTCTAAGCATAGTTGGATGTAAACTGCAGTGTTGAAACAGAAGCCAAAGCAAAATGCTCTTCTCAAGATCCATCTGCATTAACAGCAGTCAACTATATTGAGTACTAGCTACTAGTTCTGTAATAGTAAAAACTTGGGAGAACTTTTCCCCCTAATGTACCCCACATTAGGGGGAAAAGTTCTCCCAAGTTTTTACTATAACAGAACTACTTGGCCACCCCGGCCAAGTACCCAGTAGCATGTTGTATACTTCTTGACAAATGACAACTTCCAAAACCTAGTTGGTGCACTCTCACTCCTCTTCCCAAAATGCAATGGTGGTCTATTTCTTCCTAAAGCAGCAATGCCCTCAGCTATGACGACCATGCTGCCGCGTTGCAAAATTATAGGCCGGCCTACAACGAGCTGTGAAGAGTGCTTACTGCACAGCTGTGAGCCTCTGTGGAACCAGGATTCACAGCAGGGGCTAACAGGATGCAGCTGTGTTCAGGTGAAGAACTAATCTTTATACCTGCTCCGTGCCTCCAGCTGGAATGCCACTGCTTGCTGTAGGAGGTAGCAGCCACATCGGATTGGCAGTGGAGGGCTCACTCTGAAAGTGTATGTGCTCTGGCggggggtgtgtgagagagagagagagagagagagacactgccACTGAGCCTGAATTGTAGTGtacatgctaactgggcaaagaggcaccttttaccgtggtgattctctttatttagcaggaggagagtaactgaacccatccacccccagcacagtacttccagtgactgttgctggtgtgtgtcttatgtttctttagaatgtgagccctttggggacagggagccatcttatttgtttgttatttctctttgtaaaccaccctgagccatttttggaagggcggtatagaaatcgtattATTATTATGCTCCAACAACCAAGATGCTCCTGAAATGGAGACCGAGCACACAAGTTTGAAGAGTACAGACCAGCTAGCAAGTGCTTAATGCTGGCTAGAGGACAGTACTCAACCCTGCCAGCAGGCAGAGAGGTGGTGATCAGCATGGTGGTGGATCCAATGGCtggggccatggtggtggcgtgGCCTGGTCTGAGGCAGGCGACTCCAGCTTTGCTTGGAGCAGCACCCTTCCTTGGCCTGCCCCTGAAGACTTGGCTTACCATTTCTAGAAAGCTGTCAACCTCTGCTCTAGGGCAGTATAGGATACTGTTGGCTTTCCTGTGGATACAATaggtctaccaagaaaaccacacggctctgtggtcacccTCAACCCggcggcacaacctttcctatgTCCACACAGCTACATGTGCCACTTGATACATCAGCTGAGGGCAATATTAATGCACAGAGAATGTACAGATCCAATCAAGGTATTTCCGTGGCAGAGAAAATTAGTTAAGAGCTTTCAGAAACACACAGCATGCTTCAAAGCCTCTTTCATCCCACTTTTCAATGAAgcagaattatttgaaaataaGTACTCACTAGCTGCTAGTGTACGTGAAAAACATTTGCTCCAAGGCTAGTTATGTCTTTCACAAAACAGTTGACATGATTGGAACACACGAGCCTAGagttcttatgtccttaatgCTGCATGTACTTTAAAACCATTCATAAAAATCCAGTTATTAAAAATGCACAGAAGTCACATCCCCGTTTCAAGTGACTAATGTAAACCCTCATATCACCACCTGACAAAATCCATAGCGGCTTTAAATAGGCACAGCTGTTGTCTTGAAAGATACAAAAGAATTGAGACTTTTCCTTTGAAGAAGCTGAATTTTAAGTCTTTTCATGAGTCTATTTTTATGGCATCACTGCACACACTAGAAGTCCAAGATACTTGAATTTCACCATCAGGAAATTGTTCAGTCTTAGTAGTTTTTTAAATGCTACAGCATGGTCACAGCTTGAAGCCAGAGTGAATGGCCACAATGCCTGAAGCCAAGTTTTGATATTCCACCTTCAGAAAGTCTGCATCTTCAATCATTTCCTTGAATTCCTCCTGAAATGCAGCAATGGAAACATTGGTGTTAGGGATAAAGCTCATCTCTAGTGCTGGAGTCTGGTCTGAAGCATACGATGCAACCTTTCTGAAGTGACGCATCGGGTCTAGTAAGGCTAAGATATTCTGCCTGGGAACTCTATAGATACCACCTTGAATTATctgatggggggaaaggaggctaccaattaaaacaaaaagttctggtaagaactaatctgcctactttcctttcactataatttcaACTGATCATTACACTCTTCAAATCCATGCACTTTTTGCTATCAAACACCAAATGCATTATGCAGGGTCTTCAAACACAGCATAGTTTGAAGATAGCAATGAGATGTCATGATAAACACGTTGTTGCAATGTCCTTGTGGCATTACATACAGCTGTACtaagtttggtccaaattggcccaggcattgcaaagtcgtcatgggaacacacacagctcccatctTGACATGGGTACCAGAGTTCATTTATGGGATATCAAGGTTTAATGTCCTCTATAATCTTTACCTGTACACCAAATTAAGtgcagatcagttaggcagtccacaagttagcccacttccacctcaaacatctGTGTCcgccttcttgaattggggtggatgctgTCACAAAacacactgttgaggtgtccctatgtggttcaacaactgtaccaaatttggtccaaatcggtccaggcattgcgaagttgttagggacacacacagcaaggtgatctcataagactaAATTGACTCCTGAACACCTTGG from Hemicordylus capensis ecotype Gifberg chromosome 15, rHemCap1.1.pri, whole genome shotgun sequence includes the following:
- the DYNLL1 gene encoding dynein light chain 1, cytoplasmic, with product MSDRKAVIKNADMSEEMQQDSVECATQALEKYNIEKDIAAHIKKEFDKKYNPTWHCIVGRNFGSYVTHETKHFIYFYLGQVAILLFKSG